CTGTAAAATACTTATGGTTACTTTTTGATTTAGCTTAATAGTAACTTTTTTATTTAAAAATATAGTTACCCAGTCGCTAGTGAAAATGGTAACCAAAGCACTAAAATGCGAAAACCCCGCGGCCTTGGGCGTGCGGGGTTAAAAAACAGGGTTAATCTGTATCAGCGGGGTATAAGGGCCGTCAGTTGAACGATCTGACGAGGCTTCCCACGAGCAGGTTCCAGCCGTCGATCAGCACGAAAAACAGGATCTTGAACGGCAGCGAAATCGAGGTGGGCGGCAGCATCATCATGCCCATCGCCATGGTAATGGTGGCGACGATCAGATCGATGACGAGGAACGGCAGGATGATGAGGAAACCAATTTCAAAACCGCGCCGGATTTCCGAGAGCATGAAGGCAGGAACCAGTACGCGATAGTCCACGACATTGTCGGTCATGACCACCTGTCCGCGCTCGCGGGCGATGTCAACGAACAGCTTCAGGTCCTTGTCACGCGTATTGGCGTTCATGAAGGTGCGGAAGGGTTCGGCAATGCGTTGCACGGCCTGCTGTTCGTTGATCTGGTTCTGCAGCAACGGCTGCACGCCA
This window of the Agrobacterium fabrum str. C58 genome carries:
- the fliP gene encoding flagellar type III secretion system pore protein FliP (The bacterial flagellar biogenesis protein FliP forms a type III secretion system (T3SS)-type pore required for flagellar assembly.), whose translation is MIRFLVTIAVLLALPGLANAQQFPSDLFNTQIDGSVAAWIIRTFGLLTVLSVAPGILIMVTSFPRFVIAFSILRSGMGLASTPSNMILLSMAMFMTFYVMSPTFDKAWTDGVQPLLQNQINEQQAVQRIAEPFRTFMNANTRDKDLKLFVDIARERGQVVMTDNVVDYRVLVPAFMLSEIRRGFEIGFLIILPFLVIDLIVATITMAMGMMMLPPTSISLPFKILFFVLIDGWNLLVGSLVRSFN